Proteins encoded by one window of Pseudomonas tructae:
- a CDS encoding Flp family type IVb pilin, producing the protein MRLSHVLKSCKEFFYRKDGASGIEYAIAAAMVAVVLTAFITPISGSVSSVMTKVQGAMTKAQSTTP; encoded by the coding sequence ATGCGTCTTTCCCACGTCCTCAAAAGCTGCAAAGAGTTCTTCTACCGCAAGGATGGCGCCTCCGGCATCGAGTATGCGATTGCCGCGGCGATGGTAGCGGTAGTACTGACGGCCTTCATCACGCCCATTTCCGGTAGTGTGTCGTCCGTCATGACCAAGGTTCAGGGGGCCATGACCAAAGCGCAAAGCACCACGCCTTGA
- a CDS encoding type II and III secretion system protein family protein produces MSSRSERVIKQVLCVLLCCAPLLPKALAAPKGCATLGQMPAVIEIDQGLQQELRLPVAITRVAIGDPKIADVHASGDDGVILTAVGPGATSLMLWTACAQAPRQAMLFIKGVASTEMAESARPPSEDPLLPSQVQADIRFVEVNRTKYKEAGARLFFKGSNNTLIGSPGAVPNTSVSPGQVPTLPGMPNIPLDNGVFNIIWGGGSSRFLAAINALENSGFAYTLARPSLVVLSGLTASFLAGGEIPIPVPSSGSDNVSIEYKEFGIRLALSPTVVSRNRITLKVAPEVSELDYNKAVNIAGTLVPGLTVRRTDTSISLADGESFVISGLISSQTRSAVDKFPGLGNIPVLGAFFRQSALVRDETELLMIVTPHLVQPLAADAQLPSLPGEGLRTFDPSWGRLFFLENGDFEGRSGLSQ; encoded by the coding sequence ATGAGCAGTCGTTCCGAGCGGGTGATCAAGCAGGTACTCTGTGTCCTGTTGTGCTGTGCACCGCTGCTGCCCAAGGCGCTGGCAGCGCCCAAGGGCTGCGCGACGCTTGGGCAAATGCCTGCGGTGATCGAAATCGATCAAGGCCTGCAGCAAGAGCTGCGTTTGCCGGTGGCGATCACCCGGGTAGCCATTGGCGACCCGAAGATTGCCGATGTGCACGCCAGTGGTGATGACGGCGTGATACTCACGGCGGTCGGCCCCGGTGCCACCAGCCTGATGCTCTGGACCGCCTGCGCCCAGGCACCGCGCCAGGCGATGTTATTTATCAAGGGCGTGGCCAGCACCGAGATGGCTGAAAGTGCGCGGCCGCCGTCCGAGGACCCACTGCTGCCCAGCCAGGTGCAGGCCGATATCCGTTTCGTTGAAGTCAATCGCACCAAGTACAAGGAGGCAGGGGCGCGGTTGTTCTTCAAGGGCTCGAACAACACCTTGATCGGCTCCCCTGGCGCGGTCCCGAACACCTCCGTAAGCCCGGGCCAGGTGCCTACCTTGCCTGGCATGCCGAACATTCCCCTGGACAACGGTGTGTTCAACATCATCTGGGGCGGCGGTAGCAGTCGCTTTCTGGCGGCGATCAATGCCCTGGAGAACAGCGGTTTTGCCTACACCCTGGCGCGCCCCAGCCTGGTGGTGCTCAGTGGCCTGACGGCCAGCTTTCTGGCCGGTGGCGAGATCCCCATTCCGGTACCCAGCAGTGGCAGCGACAACGTCTCGATCGAGTACAAGGAGTTCGGTATTCGCTTGGCGCTATCGCCGACCGTGGTCAGCCGTAATCGCATTACCCTCAAGGTCGCTCCGGAAGTCAGCGAACTGGACTACAACAAGGCGGTGAACATCGCCGGGACCTTGGTGCCGGGCCTGACCGTTCGGCGCACCGATACGAGTATTTCCCTGGCCGATGGCGAAAGCTTCGTCATCAGCGGCTTGATCAGCAGCCAGACACGTTCGGCGGTCGACAAGTTTCCGGGCCTGGGCAACATTCCGGTGCTTGGTGCGTTCTTTCGCCAGTCGGCATTGGTGCGTGATGAAACCGAACTGCTGATGATCGTCACACCGCATCTGGTTCAGCCACTGGCTGCCGATGCCCAGTTGCCGTCGCTGCCGGGTGAAGGCTTACGCACCTTCGACCCGAGCTGGGGGCGCTTGTTTTTCCTGGAGAACGGCGACTTCGAAGGTCGCAGCGGGTTATCCCAATGA
- a CDS encoding DUF3613 domain-containing protein, producing the protein MHRSLLLLALSVLPLTALALEAGPSSKAQQTTEAWLQLQARNLEASKIPQTATPKERDQSMQRWLDSYKYVIPDFYRWEKVSSSNK; encoded by the coding sequence ATGCACAGATCACTGCTTCTGCTTGCTTTAAGTGTACTGCCGTTAACGGCCCTGGCATTGGAAGCCGGGCCTTCGTCCAAGGCCCAGCAGACCACCGAGGCCTGGCTGCAGTTGCAGGCACGTAACCTGGAGGCGTCGAAGATCCCGCAGACGGCCACGCCCAAAGAGCGTGACCAGAGCATGCAGCGCTGGCTGGACAGCTACAAGTATGTGATCCCGGACTTCTACCGCTGGGAGAAGGTCAGCTCTTCCAACAAATGA
- a CDS encoding tetratricopeptide repeat protein: MKAVMVVMGLMLLGGCATPGEGPWLALPGVSASCAKPDSTQQLALSMADEMLAEGRPHASLAHLEALPANMAEVRLRKAKVSRLLGRSEAEPLYRSLLGGCLAAEGEHGLGQLAAARGDNIQAQRHLLRAVRLAPTDEKVRNDLGVVYLNLGNVEQARFEFLTAIELKDNNTLAAVNLVSLLLYQDRFQQAADLVSRLHLTPAQFSEARARAEQLKQPAGRTAQVAVVKPMDTNVRQQ, encoded by the coding sequence ATGAAAGCAGTCATGGTGGTCATGGGTCTGATGCTGCTCGGCGGTTGTGCGACGCCAGGGGAGGGACCCTGGTTGGCCTTGCCCGGCGTGTCGGCCAGTTGTGCCAAGCCCGACTCGACCCAGCAACTGGCCCTGAGCATGGCCGACGAAATGCTCGCCGAGGGGCGTCCGCATGCGAGCCTGGCGCATCTTGAAGCCTTGCCGGCGAACATGGCCGAAGTACGCTTGCGCAAGGCAAAAGTGTCGCGCCTGTTGGGGCGCAGCGAGGCCGAGCCGCTGTACCGCAGCCTGCTCGGTGGCTGCCTGGCCGCCGAGGGTGAGCACGGGCTAGGGCAATTGGCGGCGGCTCGCGGTGACAATATCCAGGCTCAACGCCACCTGCTGCGGGCGGTACGCCTGGCGCCGACCGATGAAAAGGTGCGTAACGACCTGGGCGTGGTTTACCTCAACCTCGGTAATGTCGAACAGGCGCGCTTCGAGTTCCTCACCGCCATCGAACTCAAGGACAACAACACCCTGGCGGCCGTCAACCTGGTGAGCCTGTTGCTGTACCAGGACAGGTTTCAACAGGCCGCCGACCTGGTCAGCCGCTTGCACCTGACCCCGGCGCAGTTCAGCGAAGCCCGGGCACGTGCCGAGCAGTTGAAGCAACCTGCCGGCAGAACGGCCCAGGTTGCTGTGGTGAAGCCCATGGATACCAACGTCCGCCAACAGTGA
- the cpaB gene encoding Flp pilus assembly protein CpaB translates to MSSRITIILAGFFLLGAVLAGYWGLVLSQPPSEPPATPIAAPALSPVSHVAAEAVDELRTPVVVLRRDVAAAVPLTAEDLLLERLQVAPAGSFQSLDQVIGRSSWRALSAGTWLAQNSFEAGGPLARMIHPHERAVAVAVDEVIGAAGQLSPGDYVDVLLFLRETISNPQASAQVVLPALRLLSVGEQLGLSNDGQPVQAPVDEKNRSPQPANTLRTVVLAVPEALASRLLLAAGAGSLRLAVRSAEEQRLARYWADPNSSGKEIESANRQLYRFSQLAQAPTVQPLASAAQPRGMEIIRGSQANPPTP, encoded by the coding sequence ATGAGCAGTCGCATTACCATCATCCTCGCGGGCTTCTTTCTGCTCGGTGCAGTGCTGGCCGGCTACTGGGGCCTGGTCCTGAGCCAGCCACCGAGCGAGCCGCCCGCCACACCTATTGCCGCTCCCGCACTCTCGCCGGTCAGCCACGTCGCGGCAGAGGCGGTTGACGAGTTGCGCACGCCGGTGGTGGTGCTGCGTCGCGATGTTGCCGCCGCGGTGCCACTTACCGCCGAAGATCTGCTGCTCGAGCGTTTGCAGGTGGCTCCGGCCGGCAGTTTCCAGAGCCTCGACCAAGTGATCGGCCGCAGCAGTTGGCGGGCCTTGAGTGCTGGTACCTGGCTTGCGCAGAACAGCTTCGAAGCAGGTGGCCCGCTGGCACGGATGATCCACCCCCATGAACGGGCGGTGGCGGTGGCGGTGGACGAGGTTATTGGTGCTGCCGGGCAGCTGAGCCCGGGGGACTATGTGGATGTCTTGCTGTTTTTGCGCGAAACCATCAGTAATCCGCAAGCTTCAGCCCAAGTGGTGCTCCCCGCATTGCGTCTGCTCAGTGTCGGCGAGCAGTTGGGGCTGAGCAATGACGGCCAGCCGGTGCAGGCGCCGGTGGATGAAAAAAACCGCTCGCCACAACCGGCCAACACCCTGCGTACGGTCGTGCTTGCGGTGCCCGAAGCATTGGCCAGCCGCTTGCTGCTTGCCGCTGGAGCCGGCAGTTTGCGCCTGGCAGTACGCAGTGCCGAAGAGCAGCGCCTGGCCCGCTACTGGGCTGACCCCAATAGCAGTGGCAAGGAAATCGAAAGCGCCAATCGCCAACTCTATCGTTTCAGCCAATTGGCCCAGGCCCCCACCGTTCAACCATTGGCCAGCGCCGCGCAGCCGCGTGGCATGGAGATTATTCGCGGCAGTCAAGCCAACCCGCCAACCCCCTGA
- a CDS encoding pilus assembly protein, with translation MSESLSQTFLAITRDTADLQWLQGALAPLGQVVGAGNGSLDELLALVDVTFANLVFVGLDREQVINQCALIEGVLEAKPMLAIVALGDGMDNQLVLNAMRAGARDFVAYGSRSSEVAGLVRRLSKRLPPVASNPSLGGLTVLYGAQSAADGALLTTHMARVVQTSGQQTLLLDLGLPRGDSLALLGLEASFHFGDALRHLRRLDNTLIDSAFTREGSGLRLLAYAESDEPLERTSAAELYMLLSALRQHFQHIVVNLTGQADSEALRTFVSHCDKLIWYTDQNVLDCRRNLEVLTQWREKGMKLEHASLLVDRYLRGVAPDSEALGKRYALPVLRVLPYSPQVRMNAKNQGLTLFELAPREELTQHLKALGERLARRSENKPPASANWFNRLWAHK, from the coding sequence ATGAGTGAAAGCCTGAGCCAGACCTTCCTCGCCATCACCCGCGACACCGCTGACCTGCAGTGGTTGCAAGGGGCGTTGGCGCCCCTGGGGCAGGTGGTCGGCGCCGGCAATGGCAGCCTCGACGAATTGCTTGCGCTGGTCGATGTCACCTTTGCCAACCTGGTGTTCGTCGGCCTGGACCGCGAGCAGGTGATCAATCAGTGCGCTCTGATCGAGGGCGTGCTGGAAGCCAAACCGATGCTGGCCATCGTTGCCCTGGGCGACGGGATGGACAACCAGTTGGTGCTCAATGCCATGCGCGCCGGCGCGCGGGATTTCGTGGCTTATGGTTCACGCTCAAGCGAAGTTGCCGGCCTGGTGCGGCGTTTGAGCAAGCGCCTGCCACCGGTGGCCAGCAACCCCAGCCTGGGCGGGCTTACCGTACTGTATGGGGCGCAGTCGGCCGCCGATGGCGCCTTGTTGACCACGCATATGGCGCGGGTGGTGCAGACCAGTGGCCAGCAAACCTTGCTGTTGGACCTTGGCCTGCCGCGCGGTGACAGTCTGGCCTTGCTTGGCCTGGAGGCCTCGTTTCATTTCGGTGACGCCCTGCGCCACCTGCGTCGCCTGGATAACACCCTGATCGACAGTGCTTTCACCCGTGAAGGTTCGGGCCTGCGCTTGCTGGCGTACGCCGAGAGCGACGAGCCTCTGGAGCGTACCAGCGCCGCCGAGCTGTACATGCTGCTCAGCGCCCTGCGCCAGCATTTTCAGCACATTGTCGTGAACCTTACCGGGCAGGCTGACAGCGAAGCCTTGCGGACGTTCGTCAGCCACTGCGACAAGCTGATCTGGTACACCGACCAGAACGTGCTCGATTGCCGGCGTAACCTTGAAGTGCTGACCCAGTGGCGCGAGAAGGGCATGAAACTCGAGCACGCGAGCCTGTTGGTGGACCGTTACCTGCGTGGCGTTGCACCGGATTCCGAAGCCCTGGGCAAGCGTTACGCCTTACCTGTTTTGCGGGTGCTGCCTTACAGCCCGCAGGTGCGCATGAACGCCAAGAACCAAGGCCTGACCCTGTTCGAACTGGCTCCACGCGAAGAGCTCACTCAACACCTCAAGGCACTGGGTGAACGCCTGGCACGGCGCTCCGAGAACAAGCCGCCAGCCAGCGCCAACTGGTTCAACCGCCTGTGGGCGCACAAGTGA
- a CDS encoding type II secretion system F family protein: MALLLCALLLFAAFALLVGQLLRERRRQRLVALRLQGRLGDENRLGNWLQQVGSSRLGQRALNLDGETRLLLDRIGWRRSRQRAVFATCQIGVPLLALGLGVAMQQTLYHTSQVPWLVLPICAMGAGYLLPKRLLALAAGRRQQQIAREVSTFIPLLRILFESGLAVEQALRVLSQESRKLLPVLSEELRTILVRVDSGLALAPELEKTAQRLGVDEFSDTCVILQQLLTQGGGAMKSLLALKQLLDDRRLTHLQERISKMSGKMSMVMMVFLFPALLIVLAGPGLSALGRALGS, from the coding sequence ATGGCCTTGCTGCTCTGTGCCCTGTTGTTGTTCGCCGCCTTTGCCTTGTTGGTCGGCCAGTTGCTGCGCGAGCGTCGTCGTCAGCGCCTGGTTGCCTTGCGCCTGCAGGGCCGGTTGGGCGATGAAAATCGCCTGGGCAACTGGCTGCAGCAGGTCGGCAGCAGCCGTCTGGGCCAGCGTGCGCTGAACCTGGACGGCGAGACCCGCCTGCTGCTCGATCGCATTGGCTGGCGGCGCAGCCGGCAACGCGCGGTGTTCGCCACCTGTCAGATCGGCGTGCCATTGCTGGCCCTTGGTTTGGGCGTGGCGATGCAGCAGACGCTGTATCACACCAGCCAGGTGCCCTGGCTGGTGTTGCCTATATGCGCCATGGGCGCGGGCTATCTGTTGCCCAAACGCCTGCTGGCGCTGGCCGCCGGGCGTCGGCAGCAACAGATCGCTCGCGAAGTCTCGACCTTCATCCCCTTGCTGCGGATTCTCTTCGAGTCGGGCCTTGCGGTTGAGCAGGCCCTGCGGGTACTGAGCCAGGAGTCGCGAAAATTGTTGCCGGTGTTGAGTGAGGAATTGCGGACCATCCTGGTGCGGGTTGACTCGGGCCTGGCCTTGGCCCCGGAGCTTGAGAAAACCGCGCAACGGCTGGGTGTCGATGAGTTCAGCGACACCTGCGTGATTCTTCAGCAACTGCTGACCCAGGGCGGGGGCGCGATGAAGTCGCTGCTGGCGCTCAAGCAACTGCTCGATGACCGTCGCCTGACACACCTGCAGGAGCGAATCTCGAAGATGTCCGGGAAGATGTCGATGGTGATGATGGTGTTTCTGTTTCCGGCCTTGCTGATTGTGCTGGCCGGTCCCGGCCTGAGTGCCTTGGGCAGGGCATTGGGTTCATGA
- a CDS encoding response regulator transcription factor → MNKPVSELKVLVVDDQPLIVEELCEFLQNSGYQCVPCQSSTQAIEQFSADQEIALVVCDLHMPDCDGIELMRALKAIAGSHRLFEAIMLTGRADKQDVIRALREGFADYYQKPVDLQELLEGVQRQEVAVLERRKSYQHLGDLNQKLQFLAESIDDLYQDLDKARGLGAHRRATDVEPEAPDDQIPALFDKLSPRQLDVARLVSKGKTNYQIACELGITENTVKLYVSQVLRLTHMHNRTQLALALSPGASVLHQRITAH, encoded by the coding sequence GTGAACAAGCCAGTCAGTGAGCTCAAGGTGCTGGTCGTGGACGACCAGCCATTGATCGTCGAAGAGTTATGCGAGTTTCTCCAGAACAGTGGTTACCAGTGCGTGCCCTGCCAGTCCAGTACCCAGGCCATTGAACAGTTCAGCGCCGATCAGGAGATCGCCCTGGTGGTGTGCGACCTGCACATGCCCGACTGCGATGGCATCGAGTTGATGCGAGCGCTCAAGGCCATTGCCGGGTCACATCGGCTGTTCGAGGCCATCATGCTCACCGGGCGCGCCGACAAGCAGGATGTGATCCGCGCACTGCGCGAGGGTTTTGCCGACTACTACCAGAAACCCGTCGACCTGCAAGAGCTGCTCGAAGGCGTGCAACGCCAGGAAGTCGCTGTGCTTGAACGTCGCAAGAGCTACCAGCACCTGGGTGACCTGAACCAGAAGCTGCAGTTTCTCGCCGAATCGATCGACGACCTTTACCAGGACCTGGACAAAGCCCGCGGGCTCGGCGCACATCGGCGTGCTACCGACGTCGAGCCCGAAGCGCCCGACGATCAGATACCAGCCCTGTTCGACAAGCTTTCACCGCGCCAACTGGACGTAGCGCGGCTGGTCAGCAAGGGTAAGACCAACTACCAGATTGCCTGCGAGCTGGGCATCACCGAGAACACCGTCAAGCTTTACGTGTCGCAGGTGCTGCGCCTGACCCACATGCACAACCGCACCCAACTGGCCCTGGCGCTGTCCCCCGGCGCCTCTGTCCTGCACCAGCGAATCACGGCGCACTGA
- a CDS encoding ShlB/FhaC/HecB family hemolysin secretion/activation protein: MRVLAVAIVGVSWASLTTGEPLPRFLDSHEIERNLPAANLPADAYRPSNPQVLVPVPVSQAQPLRRDTRILLRKVRFEGGSIYPLSDLRDNYQSLVNRDVSLGELIDATQRLTQRYQQDGYLLSHAYLPEQDFADGRVRVVLVEGYIDDLELHGEVGPAVAYVEKLVGRLKAERPLTRATFERYIALMSRLPGFSLQARLSPAQAGHGTSRLIVEATRRPFSGALTATDGTRDDPQALLSLSSNAQTALAEQFSITALAPRGEDHESYFRLDYSQYLDDQGSQLHLSASRYDSDPSAQVLLADRTQLKAHRENDRFSAGLSQVLLAAPGESLNVAARFYMVNDDVLYRAVEGPLRLSNRTDVRALGFEGEWRKADAEQLRIVSGGAYQGLDYLGAKTNSDFDLDFLRLRLSGLQSDRLFGNWQGVASAALYWSGDSLPDSERVVFGGQSFARGYPADQALGDKGWGLAYELNYSFNGDGRWVRLLQPYAVLDTARTWFNEVDLRDSRLSSAALGVRIGDGRFYNIALELAKPLSDVALDSFDREPRVSLSFSVQL, encoded by the coding sequence ATGCGTGTGCTGGCTGTCGCGATAGTTGGGGTGTCCTGGGCGAGCCTGACCACTGGCGAACCCCTGCCGCGTTTTCTCGACAGCCACGAAATTGAACGCAACCTGCCTGCCGCCAATTTGCCGGCCGATGCCTACCGGCCGAGCAACCCGCAGGTGTTGGTGCCCGTTCCGGTCAGCCAGGCCCAACCGCTGCGACGGGACACACGGATCCTGCTGCGCAAGGTGCGTTTCGAAGGCGGCAGCATTTATCCGTTGAGTGACCTGCGCGACAACTATCAAAGCCTGGTCAACCGCGACGTCAGCCTGGGCGAGCTGATCGATGCGACCCAGCGGCTGACCCAGCGCTATCAGCAGGACGGCTACCTGCTGTCCCATGCCTATCTGCCCGAGCAGGACTTTGCCGATGGCCGGGTGCGGGTGGTGTTGGTCGAAGGCTACATCGATGATCTTGAGCTGCACGGTGAAGTGGGCCCGGCGGTGGCCTATGTGGAAAAGCTGGTAGGCAGGCTCAAGGCCGAGCGGCCGCTGACCCGCGCCACTTTCGAGCGTTATATCGCCTTGATGAGTCGCCTGCCGGGCTTCAGCCTGCAGGCGCGACTGTCCCCTGCACAGGCCGGCCATGGCACCAGCCGCCTGATCGTCGAGGCCACACGTCGCCCGTTCAGCGGCGCCCTGACCGCTACCGATGGCACGCGTGACGACCCTCAGGCGTTGCTCAGCCTGAGCAGCAACGCGCAGACAGCGCTTGCCGAACAATTCAGTATTACGGCCCTGGCGCCGCGCGGGGAGGATCACGAAAGCTACTTTCGCCTGGATTACTCACAGTACCTGGACGATCAGGGTAGCCAATTGCATCTGTCGGCATCACGTTACGACAGCGACCCCAGTGCCCAGGTGCTGCTCGCTGACCGCACCCAGCTCAAGGCCCATCGTGAGAACGACCGCTTTTCGGCCGGCCTGAGCCAGGTGCTGCTGGCGGCACCCGGTGAATCGCTCAACGTTGCCGCGCGCTTCTACATGGTCAATGACGACGTGTTGTACCGCGCAGTCGAAGGCCCCTTGCGCCTGAGCAATCGCACCGATGTGCGCGCCCTGGGGTTTGAAGGGGAATGGCGCAAGGCGGATGCCGAGCAGTTGCGGATTGTCAGTGGCGGTGCCTACCAGGGCCTCGATTACCTGGGGGCGAAAACCAACAGCGACTTTGACCTGGACTTCCTGCGCTTGCGTCTGTCCGGGTTGCAGAGCGACCGACTGTTCGGCAACTGGCAAGGGGTGGCCTCGGCGGCCTTGTACTGGAGCGGTGACAGCCTCCCCGACAGTGAGCGGGTGGTGTTTGGCGGGCAAAGCTTTGCCCGTGGTTATCCCGCAGACCAGGCCCTGGGCGATAAAGGCTGGGGGCTGGCGTATGAGCTCAACTACAGCTTCAACGGCGATGGCCGCTGGGTAAGACTGCTGCAACCCTACGCCGTACTGGATACTGCGCGGACCTGGTTCAATGAGGTCGACCTGCGTGATTCGCGCCTGTCTTCAGCGGCGTTGGGGGTGCGTATTGGGGATGGGCGCTTCTACAACATCGCCCTGGAGCTGGCCAAGCCGCTATCAGACGTTGCCCTCGACAGCTTTGACCGGGAGCCGCGGGTGAGTTTGAGTTTCAGTGTGCAGTTGTAG
- a CDS encoding type II secretion system F family protein: protein MIAVVLGLVCLALLGVSAGLFYSGMRKSGEERVLQRLGQIQDSPVLSPAGRDWLERRLQRAGIERGKDVLLVWMLGSALIALLGGRLLGWAAGLGLLLLAPVLTWLYLGWRYRRRVQRMIEQLPVLLDHSVRSLKAGRTLSDAVLGAIDAARDPLHGALQRVRRNVQMGISLDDAMSDLAELYEQDELRLFALGLRINHRYGGNASELLENLIKLIREREQGSRQLRAMTGETRMTATVLGLLPVGMAGYFLISNPNYLLAMWQDSNGQFLLLGAFVLQMVGCLVLWRMLRSI from the coding sequence GTGATCGCCGTAGTGTTGGGCCTGGTCTGCCTGGCGTTGCTGGGGGTGTCGGCGGGCTTGTTCTACAGCGGTATGCGCAAGTCAGGCGAAGAGCGCGTGCTCCAGCGTCTTGGCCAGATCCAGGACAGCCCGGTGCTGTCGCCCGCTGGCCGCGACTGGCTGGAGCGCCGGCTGCAGCGTGCCGGTATCGAGCGGGGCAAGGATGTGCTGCTGGTGTGGATGCTGGGCAGTGCCCTGATCGCGCTGCTCGGTGGCCGGCTTCTGGGCTGGGCGGCGGGCCTCGGGTTGTTGCTGCTGGCGCCTGTGCTGACCTGGCTGTACCTGGGCTGGCGTTATCGTCGCAGGGTGCAGCGGATGATCGAGCAGTTGCCGGTCTTGCTTGATCACAGTGTGCGCAGCCTCAAGGCCGGACGAACCTTGAGCGACGCCGTGCTTGGTGCCATCGATGCTGCGCGTGACCCGTTGCACGGGGCATTGCAGCGGGTGCGGCGCAATGTGCAGATGGGCATCAGCCTGGACGATGCAATGAGCGACCTGGCCGAGTTGTACGAACAGGACGAACTGCGCCTGTTCGCCTTGGGCCTGCGTATCAATCATCGCTATGGCGGCAACGCCAGCGAGTTGCTGGAGAACCTGATCAAGCTGATCCGCGAGCGCGAACAGGGTAGCCGCCAGTTGCGCGCCATGACCGGTGAGACACGCATGACCGCGACCGTTCTGGGCCTGTTGCCGGTGGGCATGGCCGGCTACTTTCTGATCAGCAACCCCAACTATTTGTTGGCGATGTGGCAGGACAGTAACGGTCAGTTCCTGCTGCTCGGGGCGTTTGTCCTGCAGATGGTGGGCTGTCTGGTGTTGTGGCGCATGTTGCGGAGTATCTGA
- a CDS encoding CpaF family protein, producing the protein MSGDELFGGPRHNLGADPQGLKRALHRYIIDAIEDSGRNLLEGSRPALAQFVVEQVGDYIARLHLALSRYEMERLAEEIVDELTGFGPLEVLLRDASVTEILVNGPHRVFIERAGLLQQTDLRFIDAHHVERVMQRILAPLGRRLDESSPMVDARMPDGSRVNAIIPPVALDGPCLSIRKFRKDMLKSADLLATRTIDQGMLDFIQLAVARRCNILVSGGTGTGKTTMLNILSQLITPHERLVTIEDVAELQLDHPHVVRLETRPPNAEGHGEIKASELIRNALRMRPDRILLGEIRGVEVLDVLTAMNTGHDGSMSTVHANTAQDALLRLETLVGLTGRQVAEKTLRQMICAALDVVIQLTRLADGRRCVSEVLEVVGVRDDVYVTNTLFRLDRRNGDGFLREAPNPAGDKLRRDHSEPQS; encoded by the coding sequence GTGAGCGGCGACGAGCTGTTCGGCGGCCCCCGGCATAACCTGGGCGCTGATCCGCAGGGGCTCAAGCGCGCCCTGCATCGCTATATCATCGATGCCATCGAAGACAGCGGGCGCAACCTGCTCGAAGGCTCGCGCCCGGCGCTGGCGCAGTTTGTGGTGGAGCAGGTGGGTGACTATATCGCTCGACTGCACCTGGCCCTGTCGCGTTACGAGATGGAGCGCCTGGCCGAGGAAATCGTCGACGAACTGACCGGGTTTGGCCCGCTGGAGGTGTTGCTGCGCGATGCCAGCGTCACCGAAATCCTGGTCAACGGCCCGCACCGGGTGTTCATCGAGCGGGCCGGCCTGCTGCAACAAACCGACTTGCGCTTTATCGATGCCCACCATGTCGAGCGGGTCATGCAGCGGATTCTTGCGCCCCTGGGCAGGCGCCTGGATGAGTCCTCGCCGATGGTCGATGCGCGCATGCCTGACGGCAGCCGGGTCAATGCCATCATCCCGCCGGTGGCGCTGGACGGGCCGTGCCTGTCGATCCGCAAGTTTCGCAAGGACATGCTCAAGAGTGCCGACCTGCTGGCCACTCGCACCATCGACCAAGGCATGCTCGATTTCATCCAGCTGGCTGTCGCCCGGCGCTGCAACATTCTCGTCAGTGGCGGTACCGGCACTGGCAAGACCACGATGCTGAATATTCTCAGCCAGTTGATCACCCCCCATGAGCGGCTGGTGACCATCGAGGATGTGGCCGAACTGCAACTCGACCACCCGCATGTGGTACGCCTGGAGACCCGCCCGCCGAACGCCGAAGGGCATGGCGAGATCAAGGCCAGCGAGCTGATTCGCAACGCCTTGCGGATGCGCCCCGACCGCATCCTGCTCGGCGAGATTCGTGGCGTCGAAGTGCTCGATGTGCTCACCGCGATGAACACCGGTCATGACGGCTCGATGAGTACCGTGCATGCCAACACCGCCCAGGATGCCTTGCTGCGCCTGGAAACCCTGGTGGGCCTGACCGGCCGCCAGGTGGCCGAGAAAACCCTGCGGCAGATGATCTGCGCGGCGCTGGACGTGGTCATACAACTGACCCGCCTGGCCGATGGCCGCCGCTGTGTCAGTGAAGTGCTGGAGGTGGTTGGGGTGCGTGATGACGTGTATGTCACCAACACCCTGTTTCGCCTTGACCGGCGCAACGGCGATGGTTTTCTGCGTGAGGCGCCGAACCCGGCCGGGGACAAATTGCGCCGGGACCATTCGGAGCCGCAGTCGTGA
- a CDS encoding response regulator, translating into MPTSSPRQQLLLVDDEEDALLELAELLEGEGFCCHTATSVKLALQQLTRHPDVALVITDLRMPEESGISLIRRLREHTARQHLPVIVTSGHADMDDISDLLRLQVLDLFRKPIYHTRLLETLDNLFPKPRMQLVQ; encoded by the coding sequence ATGCCGACCTCTTCCCCCCGGCAACAGCTACTTCTGGTAGATGACGAAGAGGACGCCTTGCTCGAACTTGCCGAACTGCTCGAGGGCGAGGGCTTTTGTTGCCACACGGCCACCTCGGTCAAACTCGCCCTGCAACAGCTCACTCGCCACCCGGACGTGGCACTGGTCATCACCGACCTGCGCATGCCGGAGGAAAGCGGTATTTCTCTGATCAGGCGCCTGCGCGAGCACACCGCCAGGCAACACCTGCCAGTGATCGTCACCTCCGGGCATGCCGACATGGATGACATCAGCGACCTGCTGCGCCTGCAGGTGCTGGACCTGTTCCGCAAGCCCATCTACCACACCCGCCTGCTGGAAACCCTGGACAACCTGTTCCCCAAGCCACGGATGCAGTTGGTGCAGTAA